The following proteins are encoded in a genomic region of Neomonachus schauinslandi chromosome 7, ASM220157v2, whole genome shotgun sequence:
- the ERAP2 gene encoding endoplasmic reticulum aminopeptidase 2: protein MANPCRKLLFNIYMGFYCSTIMPQMCICSQFSMSSTDPFNKDPRAFPIATNGEPFPWNKLRLPSMIIPLHYDLLVHPNLTSLDFIGFEKIEVLVRDATQFIILHSKDLEVMNVILQSEEDLRYRKPGKKLNVLSYPAHQQIALLVPEKLMADLRYSVAINFQAKLANGFEGFYKSTYRTRGGKTRIIAVTDFEPTEARMAFPCFDEPLFKANFSIKIRRESGHIALSNMPKVKTIELEGGLLEDHFETTVKMSTYLVAYIVCDFNSVSGTTSSGVKVSVYASPDKWSQTHYALEASLKLLDFYENYFDINYPLPKLDLIAIPDFESGAMENWGLITYEETSLLFDTKTSSASDQLWVTKVIAHELAHQWFGNLVTMEWWNDIWLNEGFATYMELISVNATYPELQSDDAFLDVCFAVIKKDSLNSSRPISNQAETPTQIAEMFDAVSYNKGACILNMLKDFLNEEKFHKGIIYYLKRFSYGNAKNDDLWSSLSNSCLGDFTSGEFCYSDSKMTSNTLAFLGENVEVKEMMTTWTQQKGIALVVVTREGRSLRLQQERFLSGVFKEDPEWRALQERYLWHIPLTYSTSSSNVIHRHVLKSRTDTLELSENASWVKFNVDSNGYYIVHYEGHGWDQLITQLNQNHTLLRPKDRLGLIHDAFQLVSAGRLTLDKALDLTRYLQHEASIPALLKGLEYLELFYHMMDRKNVSDVTENLKHYILRYFKPVIDTQSWSDKGSVWDRMLRSTILRLACYLNHAPCIQKATELFSQWMESSGKLNIPSDVLKVVYSVGAQTTVGWNYLLEQYGLSMSGAEKKKILYALSTSKRQEKLMKLIELGMEGEVIKTQELSLLLYAIARNPKGQQLSWNFLRENWTHLLKKFDLGSYAMRMIISGTTSHFSSKDELQEVKLFFESLKAQGLHLDIFQIILETISKNIKWLEKNLPTLRTWLLVSS from the exons ATGGCTAATCCATGCAGAAAACtgctatttaatatttacatggGATTTTACTGCTCAACCATCATGCCCCAAATGTGCATTTGTTCTCAGTTTTCAATGTCATCTACTGATCCATTCAATAAGGACCCTAGGGCTTTCCCCATAGCCACCAATGGGGAACCGTTTCCTTGGAACAAGCTGAGGCTCCCCAGCATGATAATTCCCCTCCACTATGACCTTTTGGTCCATCCAAATCTCACCTCATTGGACTTCATTGGTTTTGAGAAGATTGAAGTCTTGGTCAGAGATGCCACTCAATTTATCATCTTGCACAGCAAAGACCTTGAAGTCATGAATGTCATCCTTCAATCAGAGGAAGATTTGAGATACAGGAAACCAGGAAAAAAGCTGAACGTTTTGAGTTATCCTGCTCATCAACAAATTGCACTGTTGGTTCCAGAGAAACTAATGGCTGATTTGAGATACTCTGTGGCTATCAACTTCCAGGCCAAGTTAGCCAATGGTTTTGAAGGGTTTTATAAAAGCACATACAGAACTCGTGGTGGTAAAACAAG AATAATTGCAGTAACAGATTTTGAGCCAACTGAAGCCCGGATGGCTTTCCCTTGCTTTGATGAACCATTGTTTAAAGCCAACTTTTCCATCAAGATAAGAAGAGAAAGTGGACACATTGCACTCTCCAACATGCCAAAG GTTAAGACAATTGAACTTGAAGGAGGCCTCTTAGAAGATCATTTTGAAACTACGGTAAAAATGAGTACATACCTTGTAGCTTACATAGTTTGTGATTTCAACTCTGTGAGTGGCACCACCTCCTCAGGAGTCAAG GTGTCCGTCTATGCATCCCCAGATAAATGGAGTCAAACACATTATGCTTTGGAAGCATCATTAAAGCTActtgatttttatgaaaattactTTGATATCAACTATCCACTCCCCAAACTAG ATCTAATTGCCATTCCTGACTTTGAGTCTGGAGCCATGGAAAATTGGGGCCTCATCACATATGAAGAGACATCACTGCTCTTTGATACTAAGACTTCTTCTGCTTCTGATCAACTATGGGTCACCAAAGTCATAGCCCATGAACTAGCACACCAG TGGTTTGGCAACCTGGTTACAATGGAATGGTGGAATGATATTTGGCTCAATGAAGGTTTTGCAACATACATGGAACTCATCTCTGTTAATGCCACATATCCAGAGCTACAATCT gATGATGCTTTTTTGGATGTGTGTTTTGCAGTAATTAAAAAAGATTCATTAAATTCATCCCGTCCTATCTCCAATCAAGCAGAAACTCCTACTCAGATAGCGGAAATGTTTGATGCAGTTTCCTATAACAAG ggagCTTGTATTTTGAATATGCTCAAGGATTTTCTGAATGAGGAGAAATTCCACAAAGGAATTATTTACTACTTAAAGAGGTTCAGTTATGGAAATGCTAAAAATGATGACTTGTGGAGCAGTCTGTCAAAT AGCTGTCTAGGTGATTTTACATCTGGTGAATTTTGTTATTCTGATTCCAAGATGACAAGCAATACA CTCGCCTTCCTAGGGGAAAACGTGGAGGTCAAGGAGATGATGACGACGTGGACTCAGCAGAAAGGAATCGCCCTGGTGGTGGTTACACGAGAAGGGCGTTCCCTCAGGCTGCAGCAGGAGCGCTTCCTGAGCGGTGTTTTCAAAGAGGACCCTGAATGGAGGGCCCTGCAGGAGAG GTACCTCTGGCATATTCCACTGACCTACTCCACGAGTTCCTCTAATGTGATCCATAGACACGTTCTAAAATCAAGGACAG ATACTCTGGAATTGTCTGAAAATGCCAGTTGGGTGAAATTCAATGTGGACTCAAATGGCTACTACATTGTCCACTATGAGGGGCACGGATGGGACCAACTTATTACACAGCTGAATCAGAACCACACACTTCTCAGACCTAAGGACAGACTAGGTCTGATTCATGATGCATTTCAGCTAGTAAG TGCAGGAAGGTTGACCCTAGACAAAGCCCTTGACCTGACTCGCTATCTCCAACATGAAGCAAGCATCCCTGCACTTCTCAAAGGTCTGGAATACTTAGAATTGTTTTACCACATGATGGACAGAAAGAATGTTTCAGATGTCACGGAAAACCTCAAG CATTACATTCTCCGATATTTTAAGCCAGTGATTGACACGCAAAGCTGGAGTGACAAGGGCTCTGTCTGGGACAGGATGCTTCGATCAACCATCTTAAGACTGGCCTGTTACCTGAACCATGCTCCTTGCATCCAGAAGGCAACTGAACTCTTCTCTCAGTGGATGGAATCCAGTGGAAAATTAAA CATTCCATCAGATGTTTTAAAGGTTGTGTATTCTGTGGGTGCTCAGACAACAGTAGGATGGAATTACCTTTTAGAGCAATATGGACTGTCCATGTCAGgtgctgaaaaaaagaaaattctgtatgCATTGTCAACCAGCAAACGTCAGGAAAAGCTAATGAA attaATTGAACTAGGAATGGAAGGAGAAGTCATCAAGACACAGGAGTTGTCCCTTCTTCTTTATGCGATCGCCAGAAATCCGAAGGGGCAGCAATTATCCTggaattttttaagagaaaattggACCCATCTCCTAAAAAA atttgaTTTGGGCTCATATGCCATGAGAATGATCATCTCTGGCACAACATCTCACTTCTCTTCCAAGGATGAGTTGCAAGAG GTGAAACTGTTCTTTGAATCCCTTAAGGCCCAAGGATTACATCtggatatttttcaaattattttggaaaCTATATCCAAAAATATTAAGTGGCTGGAGAAGAATCTTCCCACTCTGAGGACTTGGCTACTGGTTAGTTCTTAA